A single window of Candidatus Terasakiella magnetica DNA harbors:
- a CDS encoding DUF6468 domain-containing protein has protein sequence MPFALILDMLIAILLIATIAYAVMLNRRLSDLRKDQSELEELANQFNDATIRAEESIHKLTGSADDMKRDVQETLRKAEALRDDLNFLIDRAGASADKLEDSVRNNRPETPSYAGKKVKDTVAPPEPAAAAQPKAAQPAAPQEDDFKPKSDAERELLKALESVR, from the coding sequence GTGCCATTTGCATTAATTTTGGACATGCTGATTGCGATCTTGTTAATCGCGACAATTGCCTACGCGGTCATGTTAAACCGTCGCCTTTCTGATTTGCGCAAGGATCAGTCTGAGCTGGAAGAATTGGCCAATCAATTTAATGATGCCACCATCCGTGCAGAAGAAAGTATTCATAAGCTGACCGGATCAGCCGATGATATGAAACGCGATGTTCAAGAGACCTTGCGAAAAGCAGAAGCCTTGCGCGATGATTTGAACTTCCTGATTGATCGCGCTGGTGCATCGGCTGATAAACTGGAAGATAGCGTGCGCAACAATCGCCCTGAGACTCCTTCTTATGCAGGTAAAAAGGTCAAGGATACGGTTGCACCACCTGAGCCTGCCGCTGCTGCCCAGCCTAAAGCAGCTCAGCCAGCAGCGCCGCAAGAAGATGATTTTAAACCGAAGTCTGATGCAGAACGTGAATTGTTAAAAGCATTGGAGTCGGTCCGTTAA
- a CDS encoding MotE family protein, which translates to MMSMLNKLRVLPVTIFVAAFLLTIKVNAIWEGMGDWMDGVSVTKAEAVQKTPQERPKSASEIMKSRHPAPPKVLELAQADTEELSEEEKQAIAEEEAAEEADDEETSSVDDPTFYTQAEVDLLQKLAERREEIEAQARELDVRENLLKAAEGRIDKKVQSLKALQRTIEDKMIKYDDEQDEKLVNLIKIYENMKPKDAGRIFEELEMDVLLEVAEKMNKRRLAPILAKMDPKKARDVTEELFRLRRLPKPGELEGGQ; encoded by the coding sequence ATGATGTCCATGTTGAATAAATTACGCGTCTTACCCGTGACAATCTTTGTTGCGGCCTTTTTGCTGACCATTAAAGTCAATGCCATCTGGGAAGGTATGGGCGATTGGATGGATGGTGTATCAGTGACAAAAGCTGAAGCCGTTCAAAAGACCCCGCAGGAACGCCCCAAATCAGCCTCTGAAATTATGAAAAGCCGCCATCCGGCACCGCCTAAGGTGCTTGAGCTGGCCCAAGCTGATACTGAAGAGTTAAGCGAAGAAGAAAAACAGGCCATAGCTGAGGAAGAAGCGGCTGAAGAAGCAGATGATGAGGAGACATCTTCTGTGGATGATCCGACATTTTATACTCAAGCAGAAGTTGACTTGTTGCAGAAGCTTGCTGAGCGCCGCGAAGAAATTGAAGCCCAAGCCCGCGAGCTTGATGTGCGAGAGAATCTACTTAAGGCAGCTGAAGGCCGAATTGATAAAAAAGTACAATCCCTCAAGGCACTGCAACGAACCATTGAAGACAAGATGATCAAATATGATGACGAGCAAGATGAAAAGCTGGTCAATCTGATCAAAATTTATGAGAATATGAAGCCGAAAGATGCTGGGCGAATCTTTGAAGAACTTGAGATGGATGTACTCTTAGAAGTCGCAGAAAAGATGAACAAACGTCGTCTTGCCCCTATTTTGGCGAAAATGGACCCGAAAAAAGCACGTGATGTGACAGAAGAATTGTTTAGATTACGCAGATTGCCTAAGCCGGGCGAGCTCGAAGGCGGTCAATAA
- a CDS encoding chemotaxis response regulator CheY: MAVDPNMPILIVDDYKTMLRIIRNLLRQLGFTNIDEATDGSQALQKLRQANFDLIISDWNMEPMTGLQLLREVRSDAKLKHIPFIMVTAESKSENVIAAKEAGVSNYIVKPFNAETLKGKMVSVIGDF, from the coding sequence ATGGCTGTCGATCCTAATATGCCCATCCTGATTGTGGATGACTATAAAACAATGTTGCGTATCATCCGCAACCTACTTCGTCAGTTGGGTTTCACCAACATTGATGAAGCAACTGATGGTAGCCAAGCGTTACAAAAACTTCGTCAGGCGAACTTTGATCTGATCATTTCTGATTGGAACATGGAACCAATGACGGGTTTGCAATTGTTGCGCGAAGTTCGTTCCGATGCAAAACTGAAGCACATTCCGTTCATCATGGTTACTGCGGAAAGTAAATCCGAGAACGTCATTGCTGCGAAAGAGGCGGGTGTATCTAACTACATCGTGAAGCCATTTAACGCAGAGACGCTCAAAGGTAAAATGGTGAGCGTGATTGGTGACTTCTAA
- a CDS encoding protein phosphatase CheZ — MSVPSKVDPDLTARLDELRDTYGDTVKVEEVVEVVDGLLSTMKGDVTSADMELYNELESLADYIHSAKAEIAQLRPDDVKEKYLTSASDELDAIVDATADATNNIMDATEMIEEAMGHVEQEISDKLMDATTKIYEACSFQDITGQRITKVVSALQHIEEKIDALVEAFGSEIDKYKSENPDTEDDAPKEITDEDLLEGPQLDGQGKSQEDIDALLASFD, encoded by the coding sequence ATGTCAGTACCTTCAAAAGTCGATCCCGACTTGACAGCACGATTAGACGAGCTTCGCGATACTTACGGCGATACCGTAAAAGTCGAAGAAGTGGTCGAAGTCGTAGACGGTCTCCTTTCTACCATGAAAGGTGACGTAACGTCTGCTGACATGGAGCTTTATAACGAACTCGAATCCCTTGCGGATTATATCCATAGCGCCAAGGCTGAAATTGCCCAACTCCGGCCCGACGATGTGAAGGAAAAATACCTGACATCGGCGAGTGATGAGCTTGATGCAATTGTTGATGCCACTGCGGATGCGACCAATAATATTATGGACGCAACGGAGATGATTGAAGAAGCTATGGGGCATGTGGAGCAGGAAATCAGTGATAAGCTGATGGATGCCACCACAAAAATTTACGAAGCCTGTTCGTTCCAAGACATTACAGGCCAGCGTATTACAAAAGTAGTCTCAGCACTGCAACATATTGAAGAGAAGATCGATGCTCTGGTTGAGGCATTCGGGTCTGAAATCGATAAATATAAATCTGAAAACCCTGACACTGAAGATGATGCGCCTAAAGAAATCACGGATGAAGACCTGCTTGAAGGTCCTCAGCTTGATGGTCAAGGCAAGAGTCAGGAAGATATCGACGCCTTACTTGCCAGTTTCGATTAA
- a CDS encoding flagellar motor protein MotB, with amino-acid sequence MNRVRANFNGGDRPKSDAGRTITLFLSLYLLVLAFFILLVSISSMEEVKSKALMESLSSTFSSVLPPRMDLTAFNATTGEFLAADEFQRQVTGLFSTVIGVVKVDAIQPGRLMRIELDGDGLFELDQDVIREGQYGFMDRLVAALSANPPGLRFEMEFVVPTAWSSQQTLPTDQSLAIRRAGAFARDLLNRGAPPGSVSIGMKGSNDKTVEIWFHIRGRMENRIKFEESPLIKMPKKVEALPEKVIPAPVTLAPVQMDDGGVSAILPLAPEPLPQTIPESVPQETKPDGLLEITPPKLRLGVQQ; translated from the coding sequence ATGAACCGAGTAAGGGCAAACTTTAATGGGGGCGATAGACCCAAAAGTGACGCCGGTCGGACGATTACGCTTTTCTTATCCCTTTATCTGCTAGTTCTCGCCTTTTTTATCCTGCTCGTCAGTATTTCTTCCATGGAAGAAGTTAAGTCCAAAGCTTTGATGGAAAGTCTGAGCTCGACTTTTTCCTCTGTCTTGCCACCTCGTATGGACTTGACCGCTTTTAATGCCACAACAGGTGAGTTTCTTGCCGCTGATGAATTTCAGCGCCAAGTCACAGGACTGTTTTCTACTGTTATTGGGGTGGTGAAAGTTGATGCCATCCAGCCCGGTCGCCTTATGCGCATCGAACTTGATGGTGATGGGCTGTTTGAACTTGATCAGGATGTCATTCGCGAAGGCCAGTATGGCTTTATGGACCGTTTGGTGGCAGCACTAAGTGCCAACCCGCCGGGTTTGCGTTTTGAAATGGAATTTGTTGTGCCGACGGCTTGGTCGTCTCAACAGACTTTGCCCACAGACCAAAGCCTCGCCATTCGCCGTGCTGGTGCCTTTGCACGTGATTTGCTCAATCGGGGGGCACCTCCGGGCTCTGTCTCTATCGGGATGAAGGGGAGTAATGATAAAACGGTTGAAATTTGGTTCCATATCCGTGGACGAATGGAAAACCGTATTAAATTTGAAGAGTCGCCTCTCATCAAAATGCCGAAAAAGGTTGAGGCTCTTCCCGAGAAAGTTATTCCGGCACCCGTGACCCTTGCGCCCGTTCAAATGGATGATGGCGGGGTAAGTGCGATTTTACCTTTAGCGCCAGAACCTTTGCCTCAGACGATACCTGAAAGCGTTCCCCAAGAAACCAAGCCCGATGGGCTATTGGAAATCACCCCACCTAAATTACGATTGGGGGTGCAGCAATGA
- a CDS encoding OmpA/MotB family protein, whose amino-acid sequence MRRQTRQVGLTSFVTKTQDEGKKGAWMVTFTDLVSLLLTFFVMLFSMATVQIDKWDAITDSLSTTLNPQKTQTVATATADYNISTVFRKRAINLEYLQAVLAEKVEKDDILGRSMIQLLDDRLLISLPGDLLFTSGSKNLSTRSQETMLKIGDVLRHVSNQIVITGHTDPQPSEGQDYASNWELSLFRAIAVGNALRKSGFTQEFLAYGYGDSGYDQLPAIPDEQKAALARRVDIMVLQTGVLK is encoded by the coding sequence ATGAGAAGGCAAACCCGTCAGGTTGGTTTAACGTCTTTTGTGACAAAAACGCAGGATGAAGGAAAAAAAGGCGCATGGATGGTGACTTTCACCGATCTGGTGTCTTTGCTTCTCACCTTTTTTGTCATGCTCTTTTCCATGGCGACAGTGCAGATTGATAAATGGGATGCGATCACAGATTCCCTTTCCACCACGCTTAACCCACAAAAAACACAAACGGTGGCGACTGCCACGGCGGATTACAATATCTCTACCGTTTTTAGAAAACGTGCGATTAATCTGGAATATTTACAGGCTGTTTTAGCTGAAAAAGTAGAAAAAGATGATATTCTAGGGCGCTCAATGATCCAGCTCCTTGATGACCGATTACTCATTTCATTGCCCGGGGACCTACTTTTTACCAGTGGAAGTAAAAACTTAAGCACCCGTTCGCAAGAAACTATGTTAAAAATTGGTGATGTTTTACGACATGTTAGTAATCAGATTGTTATAACTGGACATACGGACCCACAGCCGTCTGAAGGTCAAGATTATGCCTCAAATTGGGAATTATCACTTTTTAGGGCAATTGCGGTGGGAAATGCGCTAAGAAAGTCTGGCTTCACGCAAGAATTCTTGGCATATGGATATGGGGATAGCGGTTATGACCAGTTACCTGCTATACCGGATGAACAAAAAGCGGCACTGGCCCGGCGTGTAGATATTATGGTTCTGCAAACCGGCGTGTTAAAATAG
- a CDS encoding tetratricopeptide repeat protein: protein MALRALISLMVFMISMFAVEAAWAERIAVRAGGHPGYGRIVFKWSIPVRYTANAENGVLKITLGEPAETSYNDVRRNLKKYISRVTPSNGGRTITMQLTGDYGVRSFYSGSYLVVDIIGEPEKKAPAPQPQPQAQPAPQPVAQPAPQPAPQPVAQPQPTPAPQAAPAQTVRPVAVQQSVVPTSGPNVRVRKGEKGNFTRIVFDWPRKINYSIGDYQGKTIVNFAEPAKYNLTAAKRNLSGEVRGLRQNGNNVELDVTSGSRIKHFYVGSKVVVDVYRDRLAQKPAPPATTQVAQAQPQPVAAPAPTPAPQPQAVQPPKPKAAPVVKVAEPQQLAAPAQVTPAPAPVVSEPAQNASGLAAAFSLRFEFGEPVAAAAFRRGGNVWLVFDKQTEQDVNAMKALAKGSIVDIEQIAIPRATVLRIETVDGFNPRPKREGLAWVFDFGKLPLLALQEIDVQSQPHSPAGARMFMSVQEGGLPVPIQDPVVGDNLVIVPVIPLGHGVNTPRSYPQFDILASAQGVVYRPLSDDLRIRTLKSGIEMTAASSLKLSDTGKKAVAQAKMGGLRGVSRIFHFDKWKVGEMDEYRKNRQDLEKSVAGLKGPRREIAREKLAQYYLSHGMGPEAIGVLNVIAKSNPQKAKEPEFIAKRGVANFILNRLDEAEEDLSGEEISAKDEGQFWQAAVQAAKGDYSQSALDMKRLGGVIRNYPPRLKFPLGLLLTEAALETGDVRQAESYLEVLEAEGLNNRQDDAVKYLRARSKEISGDPDGAVVVYEEVEAGNHRPSRAKAALAKNELLYKHERIEDKELIEALEKLRFAWRGDDFEFDLLRRLGDMYVKTTNYRDGLRTMRQAATYFRKHPEAESVTQEMIRIFEELYLEGKADELPPVTAIALYDEFRELTPAGTKGDEMIRKLADRLAAVDLLREAAELLENQVQFRLSGEKKSQVGTQLAVVYLAASSPKKAIRALKKSKRTKMTPEEIVQRRHLEARALIDMGQSDKGIKMLDDAEDETVAADLLRSEVYWNASDWRNSAATLKRIALAKGARRNKPLNEEQARLILNLAVSYTLGNNERGVARIRADYGGAMEQTSLRDAFRLIASRENAGMLDPRTITQLVKPAENFTNFMGEYKERLKAGKLSEIN from the coding sequence ATGGCGTTGCGCGCACTTATAAGCTTGATGGTCTTTATGATCAGCATGTTCGCTGTTGAAGCGGCATGGGCTGAGCGTATTGCCGTGCGCGCAGGCGGGCATCCCGGTTATGGGCGGATTGTCTTTAAATGGTCTATCCCGGTGCGCTACACAGCCAATGCTGAAAACGGTGTTTTAAAAATCACTTTGGGCGAGCCTGCTGAAACATCTTACAATGATGTGCGCCGTAACCTTAAAAAATATATCTCACGCGTAACGCCATCAAATGGCGGGCGCACCATCACCATGCAGCTAACGGGTGATTATGGTGTGCGCAGCTTTTATAGCGGCAGTTACCTTGTTGTGGATATTATTGGGGAACCTGAGAAAAAGGCCCCAGCGCCACAGCCTCAACCTCAAGCACAACCCGCTCCCCAACCTGTGGCCCAGCCCGCACCACAGCCTGCCCCGCAACCCGTTGCCCAACCACAGCCAACGCCTGCACCACAAGCAGCGCCTGCTCAAACGGTGCGCCCTGTGGCTGTGCAGCAGTCTGTCGTGCCCACCAGTGGGCCAAATGTGCGTGTGCGCAAAGGCGAAAAAGGTAACTTTACCCGTATCGTTTTTGATTGGCCGCGCAAGATCAATTATTCCATTGGGGATTATCAAGGTAAAACAATCGTTAATTTTGCCGAGCCTGCCAAATATAACCTTACTGCAGCCAAACGTAACCTAAGTGGTGAAGTACGTGGTTTGCGCCAAAATGGTAATAATGTGGAACTGGACGTGACGTCGGGCTCTCGCATTAAGCATTTCTATGTGGGCTCTAAAGTGGTGGTCGATGTCTATCGTGATCGCTTGGCGCAAAAACCTGCGCCACCTGCAACCACTCAAGTTGCACAAGCTCAGCCCCAGCCTGTTGCTGCACCAGCGCCAACACCTGCACCGCAGCCACAAGCCGTTCAACCGCCAAAACCAAAAGCAGCCCCTGTTGTAAAAGTAGCTGAACCTCAACAGCTAGCCGCACCTGCGCAGGTGACACCAGCCCCGGCCCCTGTTGTGAGCGAACCAGCACAAAATGCAAGTGGTTTGGCAGCAGCCTTTTCCTTGCGCTTTGAGTTTGGGGAGCCCGTTGCAGCCGCCGCCTTTAGGCGCGGGGGCAATGTCTGGCTGGTATTTGATAAGCAGACTGAACAAGACGTAAATGCCATGAAGGCCCTTGCTAAGGGTAGCATTGTTGATATTGAACAGATCGCCATTCCACGTGCCACGGTTTTGCGTATTGAAACGGTTGATGGCTTTAACCCACGCCCAAAACGCGAAGGTCTGGCTTGGGTGTTTGATTTTGGCAAGTTGCCTTTGCTGGCCTTGCAGGAAATTGATGTCCAGTCCCAGCCGCATTCACCTGCGGGCGCACGTATGTTTATGTCTGTCCAAGAAGGTGGCCTGCCTGTACCAATTCAGGACCCGGTTGTTGGCGATAACCTTGTCATCGTACCTGTCATTCCGTTGGGCCATGGTGTTAATACACCGCGCTCATATCCACAGTTTGATATTTTGGCCTCTGCCCAAGGAGTGGTCTATCGCCCCTTAAGTGATGACTTGCGCATACGCACGTTGAAGTCCGGTATTGAGATGACGGCGGCCTCAAGCCTGAAGCTTTCTGATACGGGTAAAAAGGCGGTTGCGCAGGCGAAAATGGGGGGCTTGCGTGGGGTCAGTCGGATTTTCCATTTTGATAAATGGAAAGTCGGCGAGATGGATGAATATCGCAAAAACCGCCAAGACCTTGAAAAATCAGTTGCGGGCTTAAAAGGGCCACGTCGTGAAATTGCGCGTGAAAAGCTCGCCCAATATTACCTGTCTCATGGCATGGGACCAGAAGCGATAGGCGTGTTGAACGTCATTGCCAAATCCAACCCGCAAAAAGCCAAAGAACCGGAATTTATTGCCAAACGTGGTGTGGCTAATTTCATCTTAAACCGCTTGGATGAAGCTGAAGAAGATTTATCAGGTGAGGAAATTTCCGCTAAGGATGAAGGCCAGTTCTGGCAAGCCGCTGTTCAAGCAGCAAAAGGGGACTATTCACAAAGTGCCTTGGATATGAAACGGCTGGGTGGGGTGATCCGTAACTATCCACCACGCCTGAAATTCCCACTGGGTCTGTTATTAACAGAAGCCGCCCTTGAAACAGGTGATGTGCGCCAAGCTGAATCTTATCTTGAAGTGCTTGAAGCTGAAGGTTTGAATAACCGCCAAGATGATGCGGTTAAATACCTGCGTGCACGCAGTAAGGAAATCAGCGGCGACCCTGATGGGGCGGTTGTGGTATATGAAGAAGTTGAAGCGGGCAATCATCGTCCTTCACGTGCCAAGGCGGCCTTGGCCAAGAATGAGCTTCTCTATAAGCATGAGCGTATCGAAGATAAAGAGCTGATCGAGGCACTGGAAAAACTCCGCTTTGCATGGCGTGGGGATGACTTTGAGTTTGATCTGTTGCGTCGTCTTGGTGATATGTATGTGAAAACGACAAACTATCGCGATGGCCTGCGCACCATGCGTCAAGCCGCAACGTATTTCCGCAAACATCCAGAAGCGGAAAGCGTTACCCAAGAAATGATCCGTATCTTTGAAGAGCTTTATCTTGAAGGTAAGGCTGATGAGCTACCGCCTGTAACAGCAATTGCGCTTTATGATGAGTTCCGCGAGCTGACCCCAGCCGGGACAAAAGGTGACGAGATGATCCGCAAGTTAGCGGACCGTTTGGCAGCTGTTGATTTGTTGCGCGAAGCCGCTGAGTTGTTAGAAAACCAAGTTCAGTTCCGCCTAAGCGGGGAGAAGAAATCTCAAGTCGGTACCCAGTTAGCGGTTGTTTACCTTGCTGCCAGCAGTCCGAAAAAAGCCATTCGGGCGCTCAAGAAAAGTAAACGCACAAAAATGACACCGGAAGAGATTGTGCAACGTCGCCATCTTGAAGCGCGTGCCTTAATCGACATGGGGCAATCTGATAAAGGCATCAAGATGCTGGATGATGCGGAAGATGAAACCGTTGCAGCCGATCTCTTGCGCTCAGAAGTTTATTGGAATGCCAGTGATTGGCGCAATTCAGCCGCGACATTGAAACGCATTGCCCTTGCTAAAGGCGCGCGTCGCAACAAGCCGCTTAATGAAGAACAGGCCCGTTTGATCTTGAACCTTGCGGTCTCTTATACGCTGGGTAATAACGAGCGTGGGGTTGCGCGCATTCGTGCCGATTATGGCGGGGCGATGGAGCAAACTTCCTTGCGTGATGCCTTCCGTTTGATTGCCTCGCGTGAAAATGCCGGTATGTTAGACCCACGCACCATCACCCAATTGGTGAAGCCTGCTGAGAACTTCACCAACTTTATGGGTGAATATAAAGAGCGCCTTAAAGCAGGTAAGTTGAGCGAGATTAACTAA
- the speD gene encoding adenosylmethionine decarboxylase, translating into MAKTAALAELGMDSGTTPSETQIRENEDTQSGFAVIENNKDYFIERNGIRYAGTHLLIDLWGASKLDDIDLIERTLRAGADAAGATILHCHLHHFEPNGGVSGVLVLAESHISIHTWPEASYAALDVFMCGDCDPHKAVPFLEDAFTPDRVDVDEQLRGKDV; encoded by the coding sequence ATGGCTAAAACAGCTGCTCTTGCCGAACTGGGGATGGACTCGGGGACGACACCGAGCGAGACCCAGATCCGCGAAAATGAAGACACTCAATCAGGCTTTGCCGTGATTGAAAATAACAAAGACTATTTTATCGAACGAAACGGCATACGTTATGCCGGAACCCACTTGCTGATTGACCTTTGGGGTGCAAGCAAGCTGGATGATATTGATTTGATTGAACGCACGTTGCGCGCCGGTGCAGATGCAGCAGGGGCAACCATCCTGCATTGTCATCTCCATCATTTTGAGCCCAACGGTGGTGTCTCTGGCGTATTGGTGCTGGCTGAGTCTCATATCAGCATCCACACATGGCCTGAGGCGTCTTATGCGGCCTTGGATGTGTTTATGTGTGGTGATTGTGACCCGCATAAAGCCGTTCCTTTCCTTGAAGACGCCTTCACACCTGATCGTGTGGATGTGGATGAGCAACTGCGAGGAAAAGACGTATGA
- the speE gene encoding polyamine aminopropyltransferase, which translates to MSRWISETLYADYQQRFKATDVLFEEKTEHQDLIIFENDFFGRVMMLDGVTQTTDRDEFVYHEMISHVPIMAHGEAKKVLIIGGGDGGVLREVLRHKDIQCTMVEIDASVVEMSKKYFPDHSAGAFENERCNLVIADGLKFVKETTERFDVIIVDSTDPIGPGEVLFTSEFYQDCQRCLSEKGILVTQNGVPFFQGDEITTTQERMSPHFKDMSFYVVAVPTYVGGFMTLAWASNDENARTQSVDVINERFVAAGFETNYYTPGVHVGAFSLPRYIEKLLK; encoded by the coding sequence ATGAGTCGCTGGATTTCAGAAACCCTTTATGCGGACTATCAACAACGCTTTAAAGCCACGGATGTTTTGTTTGAAGAAAAGACAGAACATCAAGATCTGATCATTTTTGAAAATGATTTCTTTGGTCGGGTGATGATGCTTGATGGGGTTACCCAAACAACTGATCGTGATGAGTTTGTCTATCATGAGATGATCTCCCACGTGCCGATCATGGCCCATGGGGAGGCCAAGAAGGTTTTGATCATTGGTGGGGGTGATGGTGGTGTGTTGCGCGAAGTGCTGCGCCATAAAGACATCCAATGCACCATGGTGGAAATTGATGCTTCCGTTGTGGAAATGTCAAAAAAATATTTCCCTGATCACAGTGCGGGCGCTTTTGAAAATGAGCGTTGTAATCTGGTTATCGCTGATGGTCTAAAGTTTGTGAAAGAAACAACTGAGCGCTTTGATGTGATCATTGTGGATTCAACAGACCCCATCGGGCCGGGTGAAGTACTCTTTACTTCCGAATTTTATCAAGACTGCCAGCGTTGTTTGAGCGAAAAAGGCATTTTGGTCACGCAAAATGGTGTGCCGTTTTTCCAAGGCGATGAAATCACCACAACGCAGGAACGTATGTCCCCGCACTTTAAGGATATGTCTTTTTATGTGGTGGCTGTGCCAACCTATGTGGGTGGTTTTATGACCCTTGCCTGGGCGTCAAATGATGAAAACGCGCGCACACAATCGGTTGATGTGATTAACGAGCGTTTTGTGGCAGCAGGTTTTGAGACCAACTATTACACGCCGGGTGTGCATGTCGGGGCCTTTTCTTTGCCGCGCTATATTGAAAAATTGTTGAAGTAA
- the fliP gene encoding flagellar type III secretion system pore protein FliP (The bacterial flagellar biogenesis protein FliP forms a type III secretion system (T3SS)-type pore required for flagellar assembly.) produces MTKGQVLKLSLSGGFISGLAFMVMALFNSEALAQSFTLDFGDPNVGGPESTTSRIIQLIALTTVLSIAPSILIMVTSFTRLVIVFSFLRTAMGTQQAPPNQVIVSLALFLTFFIMMPTFEAAYDEGLKPYMEGDLEEIAAFEKTVQPFQRFMMQHVRDKDLDLFLGIAQVSPDIAPDAVPLKALIPAFIISELRRAFEIGFLLFIPFLVIDMIVASVLMSMGMMMLPPIIIALPFKIIFFVLVDGWYMLVGSLVKSFGQGILE; encoded by the coding sequence ATGACCAAAGGACAGGTTTTAAAACTCTCTCTAAGCGGCGGCTTTATTTCAGGCCTTGCCTTCATGGTGATGGCGCTGTTCAATTCAGAAGCGCTGGCCCAAAGCTTTACCCTTGATTTTGGGGACCCAAACGTAGGCGGGCCGGAAAGTACCACCTCGCGCATCATTCAGTTGATCGCCCTTACAACGGTCCTGTCCATCGCGCCCAGTATCCTGATTATGGTGACCTCCTTTACCCGCCTGGTCATTGTCTTTAGCTTCTTGCGTACCGCCATGGGGACCCAGCAAGCCCCGCCCAACCAAGTGATTGTCTCACTTGCCCTGTTTTTAACCTTCTTCATCATGATGCCCACTTTTGAAGCAGCTTATGATGAAGGTTTAAAACCCTATATGGAAGGCGACCTTGAAGAAATCGCCGCCTTTGAAAAAACGGTACAACCCTTTCAACGTTTCATGATGCAACATGTGCGTGATAAAGACCTTGATCTCTTTTTAGGCATCGCTCAAGTATCACCAGATATTGCCCCGGATGCTGTTCCGCTTAAAGCGCTTATTCCGGCCTTTATTATTTCAGAACTGCGCCGCGCCTTTGAGATCGGCTTTCTCTTATTCATCCCGTTTTTGGTCATTGATATGATCGTGGCCTCGGTGCTCATGTCCATGGGTATGATGATGCTGCCGCCGATTATTATCGCCCTGCCCTTTAAGATCATCTTCTTCGTACTGGTGGATGGCTGGTACATGCTTGTCGGCTCGCTCGTTAAGAGCTTCGGCCAAGGCATATTAGAATGA
- a CDS encoding FliO/MopB family protein, which yields MDIADYLRFVFALAFVIALIGLLAFMAKRYGMGYRNIPRTAKRRLSISEIMPLDGKRRLVLIKRDDKEHLLVIGGTTDLVVEQNIIEDDMSFSEHLNNTPSSQEIEEVEKA from the coding sequence ATGGATATCGCGGACTATCTACGCTTTGTGTTTGCACTTGCCTTTGTGATTGCACTCATCGGCTTGCTCGCCTTTATGGCCAAGCGCTATGGTATGGGCTATCGCAATATCCCCAGAACTGCTAAAAGACGTTTAAGCATTTCAGAAATCATGCCCTTAGATGGGAAACGCCGTTTGGTTTTAATCAAACGCGATGATAAAGAACATCTACTGGTTATTGGCGGAACAACGGACCTTGTTGTGGAACAGAACATCATTGAAGACGATATGAGTTTTTCCGAGCATCTCAACAACACGCCTTCTTCACAAGAGATTGAGGAGGTTGAAAAAGCATGA
- a CDS encoding EscU/YscU/HrcU family type III secretion system export apparatus switch protein: MSDIKKKLPEHFDPDQIAVALKYDGIEDKAPEILASGHGAVAEQILQIAFAEGVKVREDADLAQILSLLDVGEEIPIEAFATVAEILSYVYQANGQPFPGVDTPLKPNPDTMLDSLDEEEKNTE; this comes from the coding sequence GTGAGCGACATTAAGAAAAAATTGCCAGAACATTTTGACCCCGACCAAATTGCGGTCGCGCTTAAATATGACGGCATTGAAGATAAGGCGCCTGAAATCCTTGCCTCTGGTCACGGTGCGGTTGCTGAACAGATTTTACAAATCGCCTTTGCCGAAGGGGTGAAGGTGCGCGAAGATGCCGATCTTGCCCAAATCCTCAGTCTTTTGGATGTGGGCGAAGAAATCCCCATTGAGGCTTTTGCAACGGTTGCAGAAATCCTGTCATATGTGTATCAGGCTAATGGTCAACCCTTTCCCGGTGTCGATACACCTTTAAAACCAAATCCCGATACAATGTTGGACAGCCTTGATGAGGAGGAAAAGAACACAGAATGA